The Chitinophaga niabensis genome segment TTACCTTTCACAGCAGAATAAGTAAGCTGATAGAGTGATGGATTAACACCGGCTACGCCATTGGTTGCATCAACGAAATTTTGAAGGGAAGCGTAACGGTATTGTCCATACAGGAATTGAGCAAACCCATTTGAGAATTTAAAGTATTCACCGCTGACACCAAAAAGAAGGGTGTGTTTGCCGGCATAATAGTTGAAATTATCAGTGATCTGGAACAGGTCCTGGCTAAGTGTGTTTAATCCACTGAAAGGCTCAGAACCAAAAGAGATATAGTTTGAACCGTTCAGTTCAATATCCACAACAGGGAATGGTTTTCCGAATATTTCCCTTTTATCCCTGAAAGCGCTGTAAGTAACAGACAGGTTATTGGAGAATTTATTGGAAAGCGTACTGTTCAATTCCGCCACAAAAGAATTGATCTTATTGTACTGGCGGTATTTCATGTTCTCGAAATAAATGGAAGTAGTACTCTGCCCGCGGCCTGAGTTGGAGTTGGAGGCGCTGGGTGCTTTATCCTGGTATGCATTCAGATAAGAATAACGGAAAGTGAATTTATTCTTTTCGTTAATGTTCCAGTCCAGGCGTACAGTGATCTTGTCGTTGTTCTGCGGATAAGAAAAACCCTGGTAAGCACCCGGATCATAGTTGTATTTGGTCCTCAGGATATTTCCCACGGTTTCAAGGTCTGTTTTATTCACCAGGGAAACGCCGGGAGGTAATGTCCTGGGGTCCGTAGTTGGGGTACCTGTATTGGCTACCAAAGTACTGGCCGGAGCGTCCTGCCTTTCCATTTCACCGTTGATGAAGAAGAACAGTTTGTTTTTGATGATCGGGCCACCTATGCGGAAACCCACCTGCGTTTGGTTAAAGTCATCCTTTGTAACGGTTTGTCCTTTTACTTTTCCTCCTGTTAAGGAATTGCTGCGGATAAAGGTGTATACAGACCCGGATATTTCATTGGTTCCGCCTTTGGTAACGGCATTAATACCGGCACCGGTGAATCCGCTCAGCTTCACATCGTAAGGGGCCAGGTTAACCTGTAACTGGTCAATGGCGTCCAGGCTGATGGGTTGTGCGTTAGCACCGCCGCCGGGGAGATCAGTGATACCAAAAGCATTACTGAAGAGAGAACCATCCACAGTGAAGCTGTTAAATAAACCATTACGGCCGGCGAAGTTGAGGCTCTTTCCGGACTGAGGTGTTAGCCTTGTAAAGTCGGAAATACCGCGGCTCAGCGTAGGGAGCTTATTCAGCTGGTCCCTGTTGATAAAGGTGGCGGCACCTGTTCTGGAAGGGTTGAAGGTATTATCCTGGCGGCCGCTGATCACTACCTCCTGGAGGCCGGTAGCAGCAGCTTGCAGGCTGAAATCCTGCCGGAGGGTCTGACCCAGCGGGAGGTTTATATTTTCAATCTTTTCTTCTTTGTAGCTAACATAGGTTACCGTGATGGTATAGGGGCCACCTACGCGCATATTGGGAATGTTATAACGGCCACTTTCCTGGGTGGTGGTGCCATAAACGGAGCCTGTAGGGGTGTGAACAGCTTTTACTGTTGCCCCGATCAGTATTTCACCGGTAGCAGCGTCTTTGATGGTTCCCGTTATCCCTGAGGTAGTCACCTGGGCAAAGGCGGAGTTAACACATGATAATAGCAAGCATAGATAGAGTAGTTTTCTGATTCCCATAACAAACGATTTGATGATGGTGCAAAGATCAAGAAATCCGGTCTTAAAACTTTAACTTGAAATTAACAAATTGTTACCACTATAGGGTTTTCAAGCCTTCTTCAATACTCTTGGATAATTTATCAGAATAACCATGATTAGCGTGGAAACGTTTAAGAACCGGTGAAGAATTTTCAGATTATCGAATTGGTATTGTTTTAATATGAAGCGTGAAGGGTTTAATCAGGAGGAAATAAGGGTTGCCGGTTTCCGGGGCAGAGGAGCAGCACGGGTACAACAAAACATAACAGGATGGATGAAAGGTTTTTCTGTTAACGAAGGGATTGATAAAAGGGTAAGGGGGCCGCACCGGGGCTAACCTGCATCCCGGGTAAAACCGATTTTAAAGCGTAACTTTGCCCATCTTTTTATTTAACGAGACTATAGATTATGTTGGATACAATTGAATCCGCCATTGAGGATATAAAGAAAGGAAAACTGGTGATTGTGGTGGATGATGAAGACCGCGAGAACGAAGGGGATTTTATCACAGCCGCCAGGAATGTAACACCGGAGATCATCAATTTCATGAGCACTCATGGCCGTGGCCTGATCTGCGCGCCCCTGGTAGAAGAACGCTGCGAGGAGCTGGGGCTGGAACTGATGGTAAGGGACAACACAGCTTTGCACCAAACACCATTCACCGTGTCCGTAGACTTATTAGGGCATGGCTGCACAACCGGTATTTCTGCCTCAGACCGTTCCAAAACGGTGCAGGCACTCATTAACCCGGATACCCGTCCGGAAGAGCTGGGTAAACCCGGTCATATTTTCCCTTTACGGGCCAAACAGGGCGGTGTACTCCGCCGTACCGGCCATACAGAGGCCACCATAGACCTGGCCCGCCTGGCAGGCTTTGAGCCGGCCGGCGTACTGGTAGAGATCATGAATGAAGATGGTTCCATGGCCCGCCTCCCTGAACTCCGGGAAATAGCTACCAGGTTCGACCTGAAGCTGATCTCTATTAAAGACCTCATCGAATACCGCCTCCGCACGGAGACCCTGATCGAAGAAGAAGTAAGGGTACAGATGCCCACCAAATACGGCAACTTTGAGCTGGTAGCATTCAAACAGCTCAATTCCGGGGATATGCACATGGCCCTGAAAAAAGGCGACTGGGAATTGGGCGACCCGGTCCTTACAAGGGTACACTCCAGCTGCTTTACCGGCGATATCCTGCATTCCCTGCGCTGCGACTGTGGGGAACAACTGCAGGCCGCCATGCAAATGGTGGAGAAAGAAGGTAAAGGACTCATTTTATACATGAACCAGGAAGGCCGCGGCATTGGCCTGATGAATAAACTGAAAGCTTATAAGCTGCAGGAAGAAGGCCGGGATACCGTGGAAGCTAACCTGGAACTTGGCTTTGGTATGGATGAAAGGGATTATGGGGTTGGGGCGCAGATCCTGCGTCATATGAAAGTATCCAAGATCAGGCTGATCACCAATAATCCGAAGAAAAGAGCCGGTTTGAGAGGTTACGGATTAGAAATCGTGGAGAATGTAGGCATTGAAGTATCCCCTAACCCGCATAACGAATTGTACCTGAAGACGAAGAGAGATAAAATGGGGCACGAGATATTGAAGGGGTAAATATGGCAGGTGGCTGTTTTTTTGACAGGTACCCCACCTTACTACGGGATGGATACGGGATTGATACGGGATTGATACGGGAATGGTACGGGATTACTACGAGATTATATAATAAAGGAAGTCTTTTAAAAGGGGCTTCCTTTATCTTTTTAGGCTGTCCTTCACCGGGTTACCCAGGCTATCCAGGTCCTCCCGCCTGATAGCCGCTGCTCTCCTTAAGCTATCCCCCAATAACCGCTTGGTCCTGCCCTGGAACAATTCCTTCAGCACATTATATTCCCTTACATAGGAAAGCCCCAAACCACTGCGTGTGCGGTTGTACAGGTAATAGGCGTCATAATCCGTTTTGCTGAACGCATTGATCCGTACCCTGCCATCCGGGGTAAGCAGGTATTCCATCCTGAAGTCTCCCGCAATGTTCTGGGAGGAAGCGGTAGTGGAAACACGGCCCCAGTCATAATCCCCGCCTACATATAATTGAATACGGTTATTGTAGAAGTTTTTGGTGATCCCTGCGCTAACCAGGTTCCTGTCGAAAGTATTGCTCACATTCGTATTGAAATTATAGGCGGTGTAGTTAACGTTAAATCCAATCCCCGCATTCTTCAGGAAGGTGCTGGAGAAGTTATTGAGGATAGCGGTAGCCTGCGCACTCAATGCCTGCCCCACGCTGTTCTTTCCGGTAATGGCAATATTGGCGCCTCCTCCATCCGGTGGCTGGAACTGGCCTGCTGCCAGCAGGAAGTAGATCTGGTATAAAGCCTGGTTCTGGTCCTGGTTGATCTCTTTCAGCCGGGAGGCAATGGCACTTTCATAAGCCAGGGAGCCTACATCCGGTAAGGTGATCTCATAGTTCACATTTGGTTGCAGCAGGGAGCCGCGGAGGAATAACAGGATGTCCACCCGTTCCGGCCTGTTCAGCTTGTCTTTCTCTCCGCTGGTGCTGGTACCGAATTGCGCTTCTGTTGAAAGGTTGTAGAGGCTCACCTTGGGCAATGAATATTTAGCTGTGATATTCAGTTTTGCTTCTGCAGGATCGCCATTCCAGG includes the following:
- a CDS encoding TonB-dependent receptor translates to MGIRKLLYLCLLLSCVNSAFAQVTTSGITGTIKDAATGEILIGATVKAVHTPTGSVYGTTTQESGRYNIPNMRVGGPYTITVTYVSYKEEKIENINLPLGQTLRQDFSLQAAATGLQEVVISGRQDNTFNPSRTGAATFINRDQLNKLPTLSRGISDFTRLTPQSGKSLNFAGRNGLFNSFTVDGSLFSNAFGITDLPGGGANAQPISLDAIDQLQVNLAPYDVKLSGFTGAGINAVTKGGTNEISGSVYTFIRSNSLTGGKVKGQTVTKDDFNQTQVGFRIGGPIIKNKLFFFINGEMERQDAPASTLVANTGTPTTDPRTLPPGVSLVNKTDLETVGNILRTKYNYDPGAYQGFSYPQNNDKITVRLDWNINEKNKFTFRYSYLNAYQDKAPSASNSNSGRGQSTTSIYFENMKYRQYNKINSFVAELNSTLSNKFSNNLSVTYSAFRDKREIFGKPFPVVDIELNGSNYISFGSEPFSGLNTLSQDLFQITDNFNYYAGKHTLLFGVSGEYFKFSNGFAQFLYGQYRYASLQNFVDATNGVAGVNPSLYQLTYSAVKGNPTPTADLNTAQFSAYVQDEFQVADNFRLTYGVRLDVPFYPSTLQSNPLVNAMTFRDGEKLDVSKLPKAQLLWSPRLGFNWDVMNNQKLQIRGGTGIFTGRIPFVWAVNQAGQNGLLFGNEFRNNPTDRPFTDNPNAYIPANPSLPPTYAINVIDGDFKYPQIWRSNLAADVRLPGDIVATVEGIYTKDLNAVFHRDANLVAPTGTLPGPDKRPLFPGGNANRINPSITNAIVLDNVSKGYSYTLSAQLSKQFDFGLGAMVAYAYTDAKDVTSSPGSQANSAYAGNQIVGDPNIPVLSYTNFLVKHRVVGTVTYSVKYAKFLSTTLALIYEGAPYNDGFQNSRVSYTYGGSVNRDNSTSNDLIYVPRDASEIILIPNQTRPNTAPDTRTPAQIWDDLNAFINNSKYLNSRRGQYAERNGADIPWANRIDVKLTQDLDFAKLAPKSKSKLQLTLDIINFGNLLNSDWGVTQTANTSSPLAFRDFNGPGGQPRFSFAKVDAPFRTNSAVASRWQMQVGLRYLFN
- a CDS encoding bifunctional 3,4-dihydroxy-2-butanone-4-phosphate synthase/GTP cyclohydrolase II; this translates as MLDTIESAIEDIKKGKLVIVVDDEDRENEGDFITAARNVTPEIINFMSTHGRGLICAPLVEERCEELGLELMVRDNTALHQTPFTVSVDLLGHGCTTGISASDRSKTVQALINPDTRPEELGKPGHIFPLRAKQGGVLRRTGHTEATIDLARLAGFEPAGVLVEIMNEDGSMARLPELREIATRFDLKLISIKDLIEYRLRTETLIEEEVRVQMPTKYGNFELVAFKQLNSGDMHMALKKGDWELGDPVLTRVHSSCFTGDILHSLRCDCGEQLQAAMQMVEKEGKGLILYMNQEGRGIGLMNKLKAYKLQEEGRDTVEANLELGFGMDERDYGVGAQILRHMKVSKIRLITNNPKKRAGLRGYGLEIVENVGIEVSPNPHNELYLKTKRDKMGHEILKG